The Suncus etruscus isolate mSunEtr1 chromosome 7, mSunEtr1.pri.cur, whole genome shotgun sequence genome includes a window with the following:
- the TUSC2 gene encoding tumor suppressor candidate 2, whose translation MGASGSKARGLWPFASAAGGGGPEAAGAEQALVRQRGRVVPPFVFTRRGSMFYDEDGDLAHEFYEETIVTKNGQKRAKLRRVHKNLIPQGIVKLETPRIHVDFPVVLYEV comes from the exons ATGGGCGCCAGCGGCTCCAAGGCTCGGGGCCTGTGGCCCTTCGCTTCGGCGGCCGGGGGCGGCGGCCCGGAGGCGGCGGGCGCGGAGCAGGCTTTGGTGCGGCAGCGCGGCCGGGTCGTGCCCCCGTTCGTCTTCACGCGCCGCGG CTCCATGTTTTATGACGAGGATGGGGATTTGGCTCACGAGTTCTATGAGGAGACAATCGTCACCAAGAATGGGCAGAAGCGGGCCAAGCTGAGGCGAGTGCATAAGAATTTGATTCCTCAG GGCATCGTGAAGTTGGAGACGCCCCGCATCCACGTGGATTTCCCTGTGGTCCTCTATGAAGTATGA